The Malus domestica chromosome 10, GDT2T_hap1 genome contains a region encoding:
- the LOC139188546 gene encoding uncharacterized protein, producing the protein MSKEISGSVIHCKDARQMWLDLQERFSHVNIVQLFHIENEIHDCVQKSMTVSSYFTKLKSLWDEHDALVSIPACRCETKREITSYVETQKTMKFLMGLNDLYAIVRSSTLLLEPLPTVNKAYTLVLRHEKQAEVSNGKHTVQPEVAVFAVKGVGCDTELDDGGPRCGKCNKTNHVTKNCRAHLKCTLCD; encoded by the coding sequence ATGTCCAAAGAGATCTCGGGAAGTGTCATACACTGCAAAGATGCACGGCAGATGTGGCTCGACCTACAAGAAAGATTTTCTCATGTGAACATTGTTCAACTTTTCCATATAGAGAACGAAATTCATGACTGTGTGCAAAAAAGTATGACAGTAAGCTCTTATTTTACTAAACTTAAGAGTCTTTGGGATGAACATGATGCATTGGTTTCGATCCCTGCATGTCGTTGTGAAACAAAGAGAGAGATAACGTCGTATGTTGAAACTCAGAAAACGATGAAGTTTCTCATGGGTTTAAATGATTTGTATGCCATAGTTCGTAGCAGCACCTTGTTGTTAGAACCACTGCCTACTGTCAACAAAGCCTATACACTTGTTCTTCGACATGAGAAACAAGCTGAAGTCTCGAATGGGAAACATACTGTCCAACCAGAAGTGGCTGTGTTTGCTGTGAAGGGTGTTGGCTGCGACACTGAATTAGACGATGGAGGGCCGCGCTGTGGAAAGTGCAATAAGACAAATCATGTTACAAAGAACTGTCGTGCTCACCTTAAATGCACTCTTTGTGACTAG